From a single Sebastes umbrosus isolate fSebUmb1 chromosome 17, fSebUmb1.pri, whole genome shotgun sequence genomic region:
- the acaca gene encoding acetyl-CoA carboxylase 1 isoform X12, whose amino-acid sequence MFSWLTVAAGLAAVLGLFFWSCKQLTLVFAACSCRPAMAQQDGAAKKNPAIAVLNSHFIVGSVSEENSEDEIPGKPDLQLEEKETRSSSPSSDSSSSTFEMGFDHIDGPIQNLRPSMSGLHLVKQGRDRRRIDLQRDFTVASPAEFVTRFGGNKVIEKVLIANNGIAAVKCMRSIRRWAYEMFRNERAIRFVVMVTPEDLKANAEYIKMADHYVPVPGGTNNNNYANVELILDIAKRIPVQAVWAGWGHASENPKLPELLHKNGIAFMGPPSQAMWALGDKIASSIVAQTAGIPTLPWSGEGLTVEWSENHQKKKIVNVPTDVYELGCIQDVEDGMKASEKVGYPVMVKASEGGGGKGIRKVNSADDFPNLFRQVQAEVPGSPIFVMQLAKHARHLEVQILADQYGNAISLFGRDCSVQRRHQKIIEEAPATIATSDVFEDMERCAVKLAKMVGYVSAGTVEYLYSQDGSFYFLELNPRLQVEHPCTEMVADVNLPAAQLQIAMGIPLQRIKDIRMLYGVQPWGDSPIDFEGLSTAPSPRGHVIAARITSENPDEGFKPSSGTVQELNFRSNKNVWGYFSVAAAGGLHEFADSQFGHCFSWGENREEAISNMVVALKELSIRGDFRTTVEYLIKLLETESFQHNTIDTGWLDRLISEKMQAERPDTMLGIVSGALHVADVNLRNSVSNFLHSLERGQVLPAHTLLNTVDVELIYEGTKYVLTVTRQCPNSYVVIMNHSSAEVDVHRLSDGGLLMSYDGSSYTTYMKEEVDRYRITIGNKTCVFERENDPSLLRSPSAGKLIQYTVEDGGHVFSGQCYAEIEVMKMVMTLTAAESGCIHYVKRAGAALEPGCVIAKLQLDDPSRVQQAELHTGPLPIIQAVALRGEKLHRVFHNTLDHLVHIMNGYCLPEPFFSTKLKECVERLMKTMRDPSLPLLELQDIMTSVSGRIPPAVEKCIKKEMAQYASNITSVLCQFPSQQIANILDSHAATLNKKSEREVFFMNTQSIVQLVQKYRSGIRGHMKAVVMDLLRQYLKVEIQFQNGHYDKCVFALREENKGDMANVLNYIFSHAQVTKKNLLVTMLIDQLCGRDPTLTDELMAILTELTQLSKTTNAKVALRARQVLIASHLPSYELRHNQVESIFLSAIDMYGHQFCIENLQKLILSETSIFDVLPNFFYHSNQVVRMAALEVYVRRAYIAYELNSVQHRQLRDNTCIVEFQFMLPTSHPNRGNIPTLNRMSFSSNLNHYGMLHMNSVNDVLLDTSFTPPCQRMGAMVAFRSFQEFTRNINDVLSCFSDSPPSSPTFPEGGNPVLYGEEDNKIILDEPIHILNVAIKTDSDIDDDGLAAVFREFTQSKKSLLFEHGIRRLTFLVAQKREFPKFFTFRARDKFEEDRIYRHLEPALAFQLELNRMRNFALSAIPCANHKMHLYLGAARVEVGIEVTDYRFFVRAIIRHSDLVTKEASFEYLHNEAERLLLEAMDELEVAFNNTTVRTDCNHIFLNFVPTVIMDPSKIEESVRSMVMRYGSRLWKLRVLQAELKINIRLTPTGKQIPIRLFLTNESGYYLDISLYKEVTDSRTGQVGPKDRQAQIMFQAYGDKQGPLHGMLINTPYVTKDLLQSKRFQAQSLGTTYVYDFPEMFRQALKKLWHSYQTFAHLPKCPLPNELLTFTELVLDAQGQLVQMNRLPGGNEIGMVAWRMTLRTPEYPAGREIIVISNDITHKIGSFGPQEDVLFLRASEMARESRIPRIYIAANSGARIGLAEEIRHMFHVAWQDPADPYKGFKYLYLTPQDYKKVSALNSVHCEHVEDEGESRYKITDIIGKDEGLGVENLKGSGMIAGESSLAYDEIITMNLVTCRAIGIGAYLVRLGQRTIQVDNSHIILTGAGALNKVLGREVYTSNNQLGGIQIMHNNGVTHTTVCDDFEGVFALLQWLSYMPMCKSSPVPILNAKDPIDRLVDFIPTKTPYDPRWMLAGRPSQTPKGSWQSGFFDQGSFMEIMQPWAQSVVVGRARLGGIPTGVVAVETRSVELSIPADPANLDSEAKIIQQAGQVWFPDSAFKTAQAIKDLNREGLPLMVFSNWRGFSGGMKDMYDQVLKFGAYIVDGLREYKQPVLVYIPPQAELRGGSWVVIDPTINPRHMEMYADKDSRGGVLEPEGTVEIKFRRKDLVKTMRRVDPIYTGLSERLGTPELSPPDRKELETKLKEREEFLLPIYHQVAVQFADLHDTPGRMQEKGVITDILEWPTSRQFFYWRLRRLLLEDTVKRKIQEANSELTDGQIQAMLRRWFVEAEGAVKAYLWDNNEEVVAWLERQLAEEEGARSVVDENIKYIRRDHILKQIRSLVQANPEVAMDSIVHMTQHISPTQRAEVVRILSTMETSAST is encoded by the exons GCCGAGCATGTCAGGGCTGCACCTGGTGAAGCAGGGCAGAGACCGGCGGCGTATTGATCTCCAGAGGGACTTCACCGTGGCTTCTCCTGCTGAGTTCGTCACCCGCTTCGGCGGCAACAAGGTCATCGAGAAG GTGCTCATCGCCAACAATGGCATTGCAGCGGTCAAATGCATGCGCTCTATCCGCCGCTGGGCCTACGAGATGTTTCGCAATGAAAGGGCAATCCGCTTTGTTGTGATGGTGACCCCGGAGGACCTGAAGGCCAACGCAG AGTACATCAAAATGGCAGATCATTACGTGCCGGTGCCAGGAGGAACTAATAACAACAACTACGCCAATGTCGAGCTCATTCTGGACATTGCTAAACGCATACCTGTTCAG GCAGTGTGGGCTGGATGGGGTCATGCCTCCGAGAACCCCAAACTACCAGAGCTGCTTCACAAGAATGGCATTGCTTTCATGG gtccCCCAAGTCAAGCTATGTGGGCTCTGGGAGACAAGATCGCCTCGTCTATCGTGGCTCAGACAGCTGGCATTCCAACCCTTCCCTGGAGCGGCGAAG GCCTGACAGTAGAATGGTCGGAAAACCACCAAAAGAAGAAAATCGTCAATGTTCCGACTGACGTGTACGAGCTTGGCTGCATCCAGGATGTGGAGGATGGCATGAAG GCTTCAGAGAAGGTCGGCTACCCCGTCATGGTGAAGGCCTCGGAGGGAGGCGGAGGAAAAGGCATCCGTAAAGTCAACTCTGCTGATGATTTCCCCAATCTCTTCAGACAG GTCCAGGCAGAAGTTCCAGGATCGCCTATTTTCGTCATGCAGCTCGCCAAGCACGCCCGCCACCTGGAGGTCCAGATCTTGGCCGATCAATATGGCAATGCCATATCCCTGTTTGGTAGAGACTGTTCTGTGCAGCGACGGCACCAGAAAATTATAGAGGAGGCTCCCGCTACCATCGCCACTTCTGATGTGTTTGAGGATATGGAAAGG TGTGCGGTGAAGCTGGCTAAGATGGTGGGCTACGTCAGTGCAGGTACAGTGGAGTACCTGTACAGCCAGGACGGCAGCTTCTACTTCCTGGAGCTCAACCCTCGTCTACAGGTGGAGCACCCCTGTACTGAGATGGTGGCTGACGTCAACTTGCCTGCTGCCCAACTGCAG ATTGCTATGGGTATTCCTCTTCAAAGGATCAAAGACATCAGGATGCTTTACGGGGTCCAGCCCTGGGGAGACTCTCCCATTGACTTTGAGGGTCTGTCGACAGCCCCCTCCCCACGGGGTCACGTCATTGCAGCACGTATCACCAGTGAAAACCCCGATGAG GGTTTCAAGCCGAGCTCGGGAACAGTGCAAGAGCTGAATTTCCGCAGCAATAAGAACGTGTGGGGCTACTTCAGCGTCGCAGCGGCTGGAGGGCTGCACGAGTTCGCCGACTCACAGTTTGGACACTGTTTCTCTTGGGGAGAGAATCGGGAAGAAGCCATCTC CAACATGGTGGTGGCTCTGAAGGAGCTGTCTATCAGAGGAGACTTCAGGACCACAGTGGAATACCTCATTAAGCTGCTGGAGACTGAAAGCTTTCAGCACAACACCATCGACACAGGCTGGCTGGACAGGCTCATCTCAGAGAAGATGCAG GCGGAGCGTCCAGATACCATGCTGGGAATTGTGAGTGGGGCTCTTCATGTGGCAGATGTCAATCTAAGGAACAGTGTGTCCAACTTTCTGCATTCTCTGGAAAG GGGCCAGGTGCTGCCAGCACACACACTACTCAACACTGTGGATGTGGAACTGATCTACGAAGGCACTAAGTACGTCCTGACAGTGACGCGCCAGTGTCCCAACTCCTACGTGGTCATCATGAACCACTCCTCCGCTGAAGTGGACGTCCATCGGCTCAGCGATGGAGGTCTTTTGATGTCTTATGATGGAAGCAGCTACACTACGTACATGAAAGAAGAGGTGGACAG GTATCGCATCACAATTGGGAACAAGACCTGCGTTTTTGAAAGGGAGAACGACCCTTCGCTGCTGCGATCTCCTTCAGCAGGAAAACTGATCCAGTACACAGTCGAGGATGGCGGACATGTGTTTTCTGGCCAGTGCTACGCTGAAATagag GTGATGAAGATGGTAATGACATTGACAGCTGCAGAGTCTGGTTGCATTCACTATGTGAAGAGGGCTGGAGCAGCACTGGAGCCTGGCTGTGTCATAGCCAAGCTGCAACTGGACGACCCAAGCAGAGTGCAACAG GCAGAGCTGCACACCGGGCCCCTGCCTATTATCCAAGCAGTAGCTCTGAGAGGGGAGAAGCTACACAGAGTCTTCCACAACACACTGGATCACCTTGTTCACATAATGAACGGCTACTGTCTTCCCGAGCCTTTCTTCAGCACTAAA TTGAAAGAGTGCGTGGAGAGGTTGATGAAAACAATGCGCGATCCCTCTTTGCCGCTGCTGGAGCTTCAGGACATCATGACCAGCGTGTCGGGCCGCATCCCCCCCGCTGTGGAGAAGTGCATCAAGAAGGAGATGGCTCAGTATGCCAGCAACATCACCTCCGTGCTCTGCCAGTTTCCCAGCCAGCAG ATTGCAAACATCCTGGACAGTCATGCTGCTACTCTTAACAAGAAATCCGAGAGAGAGGTCTTCTTTATGAACACACAAAGCATCGTTCAGCTTGTGCAGAA GTATCGCAGTGGCATCAGAGGTCACATGAAGGCGGTGGTGATGGACTTGCTCAGACAGTACCTGAAAGTAGAGATCCAGTTTCAGAATG GACACTATGACAAATGTGTGTTCGCACTGCGTGAGGAAAACAAAGGCGACATGGCCAACGTGCTCAACTACATCTTCTCCCACGCTCAAGTCACCAAGAAGAACCTGCTGGTTACTATGCTCATT GATCAGCTGTGTGGCCGTGATCCCACGCTGACGGACGAACTGATGGCTATCTTGACTGAACTCACCCAGCTCAGCAAGACGACCAACGCCAAGGTGGCGCTGCGTGCCCGGCAG GTGTTGATAGCCTCCCACCTCCCCTCTTACGAGCTCCGACACAACCAGGTGGAGTCCATCTTCCTCTCTGCCATTGATATGTACGGACACCAATTCTGCATCGAGAACCTGCAG aAACTGATCCTGTCAGAAACGTCCATCTTTGACGTTCTGCCCAACTTCTTCTACCACAGTAATCAGGTAGTCAGGATGGCTGCCCTTGAG GTGTATGTCCGCAGAGCCTACATCGCCTATGAGCTCAACAGCGTTCAGCATCGGCAGCTGAGGGACAACACGTGTATAGTGGAGTTCCAGTTCATGCTTCCCACCTCGCACCCCAACAG AGGGAACATCCCCACTCTAAACAG GATGTCATTCTCATCCAACCTAAACCACTACGGCATGCTGCACATGAACAGCGTCAACGACGTTCTGCTCGACACGTCCTTTACGCCGCCTTGTCAGCGCATGGGAGCCATGGTCGCTTTCCGCTCCTTCCAGGAGTTCACCAG GAACATAAACGACGTGTTGAGCTGCTTCTCTGACTCTCCTCCGTCAAGTCCGACCTTCCCGGAGGGAGGTAATCCCGTCCTGTACGGCGAAGAGGACAACAAG ATCATCCTCGACGAGCCTATCCATATCCTGAATGTGGCCATTAAGACAGACAGCGACATTGATGACGACGGCCTGGCAGCCGTGTTCCGAGAGTTTACTCAGTCGAAG AAATCTCTGCTGTTTGAACATGGCATCCGTAGGCTGACTTTCCTTGTGGCCCAGAAG AGGGAATTCCCCAAATTTTTCACATTCCGTGCGAGAGACAAG TTTGAGGAGGACAGGATCTACCGTCATTTGGAGCCGGCACTAGCTTTCCAGTTGGAGCTCAACCGCATGCGCAATTTTGCCCTCTCCGCCATCCCATGTGCCAACCACAAGATGCACTTGTACCTGGGTGCGGCCCGTGTGGAGGTGGGCATAGAGGTGACGGACTACCGCTTCTTTGTGCGAGCCATTATCCGCCACTCCGATCTGGTCACAAAG GAGGCCTCTTTTGAATACCTTCACAATGAGGCAGAGCGTCTACTGCTGGAAGCCATGGATGAGCTGGAGGTGGCTTTCAACAACACGACCGTACGAACCGACTGCAACCACATCTTCCTCAATTTTGTCCCCACAGTCATCATGGACCCATCAAAG ATCGAGGAGTCCGTGCGCTCCATGGTGATGCGCTACGGCAGCCGTCTGTGGAAGCTGCGCGTCCTTCAGGCCGAGCTGAAAATCAACATCCGCCTCACCCCGACGGGAAAGCAAATCCCCATCCGCCTCTTCCTCACCAATGAATCGGGCTACTACCTGGACATCAGCCTGTACAAGGAGGTCACTGACTCCCGAACGGGACAGGTGGGGCCCAAAGACCGACAG GCTCAGATCATGTTCCAAGCTTACGGAGACAAGCAGGGTCCGCTGCACGGCATGCTCATCAACACCCCCTACGTGACCAAGGACCTGCTGCAGTCAAAGCGCTTCCAGGCGCAGTCTCTGGGCACCACCTATGTCTATGACTTTCCAGAGATGTTCAGACAG GCTCTGAAAAAGCTGTGGCACTCTTACCAGACCTTCGCCCACTTACCCAAGTGCCCTCTTCCTAATGAGCTGCTCACCTTCACAGAGCTGGTTCTTGACGCCCAAGGTCAGCTGGTGCAGATGAACAGGCTGCCAGGGGGCAACGAG ATTGGCATGGTGGCATGGCGGATGACTCTGCGCACGCCAGAATACCCAGCGGGACGCGAGATCATCGTCATAAGCAACGACATCACGCACAAGATCGGCTCGTTTGGGCCGCAGGAGGACGTCTTGTTCCTGCGGGCCTCCGAGATGGCCCGAGAGAGCCGCATCCCCCGGATCTACATTGCAGCAAACAGCGGCGCCCGCATCGGGCTGGCGGAGGAAATCAGGCACATGTTCCACGTGGCCTGGCAAGATCCAGCTGATCCGTATAAG GGTTTCAAGTATCTCTACCTCACACCTCAGGATTACAAGAAAGTTTCAGCCCTGAACTCTGTGCATTGCGAACACGTGGAGGATGAGGGAGAATCCAg GTACAAGATCACTGACATCATTGGAAAAGATGAAGGGCTGGGCGTGGAGAACCTGAAAGGGTCTGGGATGATTGCTGGAGAATCCTCTCTGGCTTACGATGAGATCATCACCATGAACCTG GTCACATGCAGAGCCATAGGGATCGGGGCCTATCTGGTGAGGCTCGGACAGAGAACCATTCAAGTGGACAACTCTCACATTATCCTCACTGGAGCTGGAGCACTCAACAAG GTGCTGGGCAGAGAAGTGTACACGTCCAACAACCAACTCGGCGGCATTCAAATCATGCACAACAATGGCGTGACCCATACTACTGTTTGCGATGACTTTGAGGGAGTCTTCGCGCTCCTGCAGTGGCTGTCCTACATGCCCATG tgtaAATCCAGTCCAGTGCCCATCCTCAATGCCAAGGATCCCATAGATCGGCTAGTGGATTTTATACCTACAAAGACTCCCTATGACCCTCGCTGGATGCTAGCAGGACGTCCCAGCCAGA CTCCAAAGGGTTCCTGGCAGAGTGGCTTTTTTGACCAGGGCTCCTTCATGGAGATCATGCAGCCGTGGGCTCAGAGCGTGGTGGTAGGCAGAGCCAG ACTGGGCGGGATACCTACCGGGGTGGTCGCCGTGGAAACCAGGTCAGTGGAGCTGTCGATCCCAGCCGATCCAGCCAATCTGGACTCAGAGGCGAAG ATCATCCAGCAGGCAGGGCAGGTGTGGTTCCCAGACTCTGCTTTCAAAACAGCCCAGGCCATCAAGGACCTGAACAGAGAGGGCCTACCTCTTATGGTGTTTTCCAACTGGAGGGGCTTTTCTGGAGGAATGAAAG ACATGTACGACCAGGTGCTGAAGTTCGGGGCCTACATCGTGGACGGGCTGAGGGAGTACAAGCAGCCGGTGCTGGTTTATATCCCCCCCCAGGCCGAGCTGAGGGGAGGATCCTGGGTGGTCATAGATCCCACCATCAACCCACGTCACATGGAGATGTACGCCGACAAGGACAGCCG AGGTGGAGTTTTGGAGCCCGAAGGAACGGTGGAGATCAAATTCAGGAGGAAGGATTTGGTGAAGACCATGAGAAGAGTGGATCCGATCTACACGGGCTTGTCTGAAAGACTGG GAACGCCAGAGCTGAGCCCCCCTGATCGTAAAGAGTTGGAGACCAAGCTGAAGGAGCGCGAGGAGTTCCTCCTGCCCATCTACCACCAGGTGGCTGTGCAGTTTGCGGACCTCCACGACACCCCAGGTCGCATGCAAGAGAAAGGCGTAATAACG GATATCCTCGAATGGCCCACGTCCCGTCAGTTCTTTTACTGGCGCCTGCGGCgtctgctgctggaggacacGGTGAAGAGGAAGATCCAAGAGGCCAACAGCGAGCTGACAGACGGCCAGATCCAGGCCATGCTGCGCCGCTGGTTTGTGGAGGCCGAGGGGGCCGTCAAG